One genomic segment of Intestinimonas butyriciproducens includes these proteins:
- the hisS gene encoding histidine--tRNA ligase — protein sequence MDRIKPRTLSGFMELLPQRQVQFERMVEALRKTYSLYGFTPLDTPAIEASEVLLAKGGGETEKQIYRFTKGDTDLSLRFDLTVPLAKYVALHHNELTFPFRRFQIGKVYRGERAQRGRFREFYQADIDVIGDGALDIANEAEVPAIIYNTFTALGLRRFKIRVNNRKVLNGLFDVLGLRAQSGDVMRTIDKLEKIGAEKVRAILTEDFAVPADTADKLLALLATKDPMSALEHYRGQNALLDQGIEELSTVVGYMSAFGVPADHFMVDLTIARGLDYYTGTVYETVMLDHPEIGSICSGGRYDNLSEYYTDKQLPGVGISIGLTRLFFVLEDQGYLNDALLTAPADVLILPMTQDLSPAISLATTLREAGVRTQLYTEQKKFKAKMNYADKLGIPYVIFLGEDEVSAGVCAVKDMGSGEQVKADPDQAVTLIQTGIRQRSIGTPIQDKV from the coding sequence ATGGACCGTATCAAACCCAGAACCCTCTCCGGCTTTATGGAGCTACTGCCGCAGCGGCAGGTACAGTTCGAGCGCATGGTGGAGGCCCTGCGCAAAACCTACTCTCTCTATGGTTTTACCCCCCTGGATACCCCCGCCATCGAGGCCAGCGAGGTGCTTCTGGCTAAAGGCGGCGGAGAGACCGAAAAGCAGATATACCGCTTTACCAAAGGGGACACGGACCTCAGCCTGCGTTTTGATCTCACCGTCCCCTTGGCCAAGTATGTGGCGCTGCACCACAATGAACTTACTTTCCCCTTCCGGCGCTTTCAAATCGGAAAGGTCTACCGGGGAGAGCGGGCACAGCGGGGCCGGTTCCGGGAGTTTTATCAGGCCGATATCGATGTGATCGGCGACGGCGCGCTGGATATCGCCAACGAGGCCGAGGTGCCCGCCATCATCTACAATACCTTCACCGCCCTGGGCCTCAGGCGCTTTAAGATCCGTGTCAACAACCGCAAGGTCCTCAACGGCCTCTTTGACGTCTTGGGCCTCCGGGCGCAGTCCGGAGACGTGATGCGCACCATTGATAAGCTGGAGAAAATCGGCGCGGAAAAGGTTAGAGCGATTCTCACCGAGGATTTTGCCGTGCCCGCTGACACAGCGGACAAGCTTCTCGCTCTCCTTGCCACCAAGGACCCCATGTCCGCTCTGGAACATTACCGCGGTCAAAATGCCCTCCTGGATCAGGGGATCGAAGAGCTCTCCACCGTGGTGGGCTATATGTCCGCCTTTGGTGTGCCAGCCGACCACTTTATGGTGGACCTGACCATCGCCCGCGGCCTGGACTACTATACCGGGACCGTTTATGAGACCGTCATGCTGGATCACCCCGAGATCGGCTCCATCTGTTCCGGCGGCAGATATGACAACTTATCGGAATATTACACTGATAAACAACTCCCTGGAGTCGGAATTTCCATTGGTCTCACCCGTTTGTTTTTTGTCCTGGAGGACCAGGGCTATCTCAACGACGCACTCCTCACCGCGCCGGCGGATGTCCTCATCCTCCCCATGACCCAGGATCTCTCCCCCGCCATCTCACTGGCCACCACTCTTCGGGAGGCGGGGGTCCGGACCCAGCTCTATACGGAGCAGAAAAAATTCAAGGCTAAAATGAACTATGCCGACAAGCTGGGGATTCCCTATGTGATCTTCCTGGGAGAGGACGAGGTGAGCGCAGGGGTCTGTGCCGTCAAGGACATGGGCTCCGGCGAACAGGTCAAGGCCGACCCTGACCAGGCTGTGACGCTCATCCAGACGGGTATTCGACAGCGCAGTATTGGCACGCCCATTCAGGACAAGGTTTAA
- the aspS gene encoding aspartate--tRNA ligase produces MFQSRTHTCNELRIEHVGQQVTLVGWMENVREVGGNLAFVILRDFYGTTQVVVETEDMMKLVKSINKESTIRVEGIVRERDSKNSKLPTGDIEVLPSKIEVLGRCRYHELPFPINRSREADEAARLKYRYLDLRNPAVKGNIVLRCQVVAALRQAMTDHGFLEITTPILTASSPEGARDYLVPARNHPGKFYALPQAPQQFKQLLMASGFDRYFQIAPCFRDEDARADRSPGEFYQLDMEMAFATQEDVFAVLEDVLPPIFAKYGKYHMASSAPFTRIPFTQAMDTYGSDKPDLRIDLTAVDATALLADCGFGPFEGSVVKAVPVTNFTATRKQIDKLCADVEVQSGGKVYWFRLDEKGELVGGISKFLQDRKEAVTAALGLKPNTFVGLTAGKKLAAQKTAGVLIKMLPALAPEHMDKERYAFCWITDFPMYEIGEESGELEFCHNPFSMPIGELEILEKAHRGEVDPLTIMAYQYDLVCNGVELSSGAVRNHDPEIMIRAFELVRLGEEDVKAKFPAMYNAFCYGAPPHAGIAPGVDRMVMLLAGEDSIREIIPFPMNKNAQDLMMDAPSTVSQKQLDELHIALVEPEA; encoded by the coding sequence ATGTTTCAGTCCCGCACCCACACTTGTAACGAGCTCCGCATCGAGCACGTGGGGCAGCAGGTCACCCTTGTCGGCTGGATGGAAAATGTCCGGGAAGTGGGCGGAAATCTGGCCTTTGTCATCCTCCGGGATTTCTATGGCACCACCCAAGTAGTGGTCGAGACCGAAGACATGATGAAGCTCGTCAAATCCATCAACAAGGAATCCACCATCCGGGTAGAGGGCATCGTTCGGGAGCGCGACAGCAAGAATTCCAAGCTGCCCACCGGGGATATCGAAGTCCTGCCCAGCAAAATCGAGGTTTTGGGCCGGTGCCGCTACCATGAGCTCCCCTTCCCGATCAACCGCAGCCGCGAGGCGGATGAGGCCGCCCGACTCAAGTACCGCTACCTGGACCTCCGGAATCCCGCTGTAAAGGGCAACATCGTGCTGCGCTGTCAGGTGGTGGCGGCCCTGCGCCAAGCCATGACCGATCACGGCTTCCTGGAGATCACCACCCCTATCCTCACCGCCTCCTCCCCCGAGGGGGCCCGGGATTATCTGGTGCCTGCCCGAAACCATCCGGGTAAGTTCTATGCCCTGCCGCAGGCGCCCCAGCAGTTCAAACAGCTCCTGATGGCTTCCGGCTTCGACCGCTACTTTCAGATCGCCCCCTGCTTCCGGGACGAGGACGCCCGGGCCGACCGCTCCCCCGGCGAATTCTATCAATTGGATATGGAGATGGCCTTCGCCACCCAGGAGGATGTCTTCGCCGTGCTGGAGGATGTGCTGCCTCCCATCTTTGCCAAGTACGGCAAGTATCATATGGCCTCCTCCGCACCCTTTACCCGCATTCCCTTTACCCAGGCCATGGACACCTACGGCTCCGACAAACCGGACCTGCGCATCGACCTCACCGCGGTGGACGCCACAGCGCTCCTCGCCGACTGCGGCTTCGGTCCCTTTGAGGGAAGTGTGGTAAAGGCCGTACCTGTCACCAACTTTACCGCCACACGCAAGCAGATCGACAAGCTCTGCGCCGATGTGGAGGTACAGTCAGGTGGCAAAGTCTACTGGTTCCGGCTGGACGAAAAGGGAGAGCTGGTGGGCGGTATCTCCAAGTTCCTACAGGACCGGAAGGAGGCCGTGACTGCGGCCCTGGGCTTGAAACCCAATACCTTTGTGGGCTTGACCGCCGGGAAAAAGCTGGCGGCCCAAAAGACCGCTGGCGTACTCATCAAGATGCTCCCCGCCCTGGCCCCCGAGCATATGGATAAGGAACGGTACGCGTTCTGCTGGATCACCGACTTCCCCATGTATGAGATCGGCGAGGAGTCCGGTGAGCTGGAGTTCTGCCACAACCCCTTCTCCATGCCCATCGGTGAACTGGAGATCCTGGAAAAGGCCCACCGGGGAGAGGTGGACCCCCTCACCATCATGGCCTATCAGTATGACTTGGTGTGCAACGGCGTGGAACTCTCCTCCGGTGCAGTCCGGAACCACGACCCTGAGATCATGATCCGGGCCTTTGAGCTGGTTCGGCTGGGTGAAGAGGACGTCAAGGCCAAGTTCCCCGCCATGTACAACGCCTTTTGCTATGGAGCTCCCCCCCATGCGGGTATCGCCCCCGGCGTAGACCGGATGGTCATGCTCCTGGCCGGTGAGGATTCTATCCGTGAGATCATCCCCTTCCCTATGAACAAAAATGCACAGGATCTGATGATGGATGCCCCTTCCACCGTCAGCCAGAAACAACTGGACGAGCTGCATATTGCGTTGGTAGAGCCGGAAGCATGA
- a CDS encoding DNA polymerase III subunit delta, which produces MRGLDALVGNAQVKHRLQTGRGLSHAYILAGPSGTGKRTLGGVLSSALVCSGRGEPPCGHCPDCRKAGAGVHPDVIRIGLDGKDISVSQIRELRADAYVRPNEAARKVYVLENAQTMNGSAQNALLKLLEDGPAYAAFLLLTDNAGNMFATVRSRCELLNLSPVTPAECREYLLTRFSTLPRERVLDAAGRCEGVLGRAVAWLEGGGEEEERIREAASRLASLLKDGGEGELLEYCVGLEKWDRDALSGLMDETVQQLRDGLLRGDAPGRSLRLISHIQLLKEALSFHVGAGHIAGWLCAGAFAHV; this is translated from the coding sequence ATGCGGGGACTTGACGCTCTGGTAGGCAACGCGCAGGTCAAGCACCGACTTCAGACCGGTCGTGGGCTTTCACATGCGTACATTTTGGCAGGGCCGTCCGGGACCGGTAAGCGGACACTGGGGGGGGTCCTATCCTCGGCACTGGTCTGCTCCGGCCGAGGGGAGCCACCCTGCGGACACTGCCCCGACTGCCGGAAGGCGGGAGCAGGTGTCCACCCGGATGTCATCCGTATCGGCCTGGATGGGAAGGATATTAGCGTATCCCAGATCCGGGAGCTCCGGGCGGACGCCTATGTCCGCCCCAATGAAGCGGCGCGGAAGGTCTATGTGCTGGAAAACGCCCAGACTATGAACGGAAGCGCTCAGAACGCGCTTTTAAAGCTGCTGGAGGACGGTCCGGCCTATGCCGCGTTCCTGCTGCTCACCGACAATGCCGGAAATATGTTTGCCACGGTCCGTTCCCGCTGTGAGCTGCTCAACCTCAGCCCGGTGACCCCGGCGGAGTGCCGGGAGTATCTGCTCACCAGATTTTCTACCCTGCCGAGAGAAAGGGTGCTGGATGCCGCAGGGCGCTGCGAGGGCGTTCTGGGGCGGGCGGTAGCTTGGCTGGAGGGCGGAGGAGAAGAGGAGGAACGGATCCGTGAGGCCGCTTCCAGGCTGGCTTCTCTCCTGAAGGACGGGGGAGAGGGCGAGTTGCTGGAATATTGCGTGGGGCTGGAGAAATGGGATCGGGACGCGCTCTCCGGCCTGATGGATGAAACGGTACAGCAGCTCCGGGACGGACTTCTTCGCGGAGATGCGCCGGGCCGTTCCCTTCGGCTCATCAGCCATATTCAGCTACTCAAGGAGGCGCTCTCCTTCCATGTAGGGGCCGGCCATATTGCCGGTTGGCTCTGTGCGGGAGCCTTTGCGCATGTTTGA
- a CDS encoding cyclic-di-AMP receptor, producing the protein MKLILAIINFDDANAVTHALTKKGFSSTKLATTGGFLMAGNVTILVGVDEEKVQAVIDIIKEHSHSRKQMIPTTTEMSYGYYPSMPVEVTVGGATIFVVDIERFERA; encoded by the coding sequence ATGAAACTGATCCTTGCTATCATCAACTTTGACGACGCCAATGCGGTGACCCATGCCCTGACTAAGAAGGGTTTTTCCTCGACCAAGCTGGCCACCACCGGCGGGTTTCTGATGGCCGGAAACGTCACTATCCTCGTGGGCGTGGATGAGGAGAAGGTGCAGGCTGTGATCGACATCATCAAAGAGCACTCTCACAGTCGGAAGCAGATGATCCCCACCACCACTGAGATGAGCTACGGCTATTATCCCAGTATGCCTGTGGAGGTCACGGTGGGAGGTGCTACCATTTTTGTGGTGGATATCGAACGATTTGAGCGCGCCTGA
- the jag gene encoding RNA-binding cell elongation regulator Jag/EloR has protein sequence MLKYIECTGKNEEEAITAALRQLGLDRDEVSVEVLERAKSGFLGIGGSPAKIKVTYEAPDEPAPVPVVEKKPASTAEKEPAPAVERAEDTAAPADLTSQTTAAPEELGDKAESIDRFLTGLMAHMEVEATPKITMGEDGSYKVELVGENLGALIGRRGETLDAIQQLTSYAVNRGASKRSRIHVDAENYRAKREESLERLARKVAGKVVKYRRNVTLEPMNAYERHVIHTALQDYPDVTTYSTGTEPNRRTVVAYSRGEHRA, from the coding sequence ATGTTGAAGTATATTGAGTGTACTGGAAAAAATGAGGAAGAAGCCATTACCGCCGCGCTGAGGCAGTTGGGGCTGGATCGGGACGAGGTGTCCGTGGAGGTCCTGGAGCGGGCCAAGAGTGGTTTTTTGGGCATTGGAGGAAGCCCCGCAAAGATCAAAGTGACTTATGAGGCGCCCGATGAGCCGGCCCCTGTCCCTGTTGTGGAGAAGAAGCCTGCTTCGACCGCGGAAAAGGAGCCGGCTCCTGCGGTCGAAAGGGCGGAGGACACGGCCGCTCCCGCCGATTTGACCTCTCAGACGACGGCTGCCCCGGAGGAGTTGGGGGACAAGGCTGAATCCATTGATCGCTTTCTCACCGGACTGATGGCCCACATGGAGGTGGAGGCCACTCCGAAGATCACTATGGGGGAGGACGGTAGCTACAAGGTGGAGCTGGTGGGTGAGAACCTGGGGGCTCTCATCGGGCGCCGGGGCGAGACGCTGGACGCGATCCAACAGCTCACCAGTTACGCGGTGAACCGCGGAGCGTCCAAGCGTAGCCGCATCCATGTGGATGCGGAAAACTACCGGGCCAAGCGGGAGGAATCCCTGGAGCGTCTAGCCAGAAAGGTGGCGGGCAAGGTGGTGAAGTACCGCCGGAACGTGACGTTAGAGCCCATGAACGCCTATGAGCGCCATGTGATCCATACGGCCCTTCAGGATTATCCAGACGTGACGACCTACTCCACCGGCACCGAACCCAACCGCCGCACGGTGGTGGCCTACTCCAGAGGAGAGCACAGAGCATAA